The Clostridium beijerinckii genomic sequence ACCATAAGTGGAATTTTAAATCCTTGCTTTTCCATTTCTTCTGCCACATTTGACATTTCTTCTAAAGATGGAGTTATAAGGCCGCTTAAAGCAATAATATCTGCATTTTCTTTCTTAGCTGTCTCTAAAATAATTTCAGTAGGAACCATTACCCCAAGATCTATAACTTCAAAGTTATTACAAGAAAGCACTACTGACACAATATTTTTACCTATATCATGAACATCACCTTTTACAGTTGCAAAAACTACTTTTCCAGCACTAATGCTTCCACTGCTACTTTTTTCCTCTTCTAAATATGGTCTTAAAACTTCTACAGCCTTTTTCATAACTCTAGCACTTTTTACAACCTGAGGTAAGAACATCTTACCATCACCAAAAAGCTTACCAACTTCATTCATTCCATCCATAAGAGGTCCTTCTATTACTTCTAAGGATTTACTATATTCTGTTCTTACCTCTTCTACGTCTTCTTTAATATATTTATCTATACCTTTTACAAGGGCAGTCTTTAATCTCTCTTTGACATTTTCATTTCTCCAAGCTTCCTTATTTTCTTCAGCTTTATTATCTACTTTATTATAGGTTGCTGCAAATTCTAAAAGCTCATCTGCTGCATTTTCGCTTTTATTAAAAATAACCGCCTCTACTTTTTCAAGTAAGCCTTTATCAATTTCATCATAAATTTGTATCATTCCAGGGTTTACGATCCCCATATCCATTCCATTTTTTATTGCATGATATAAAAATACTGAGTGCATAGCTTCTCTTATTACATTATTACCTCTAAATGCAAATGAAAGATTACTTACACCACCACTTACTTTTGCATAAGGTAAATTCTCTTTTATCCATTTAGTTGCATTAATAAAATCTACCGCATAATTATTATGCTCTTCTATTCCTGTAGCAATTGTTAAGATATTAGGGTCAAATACTATATTTTGTGGAGGGAAATTAACTTCATTTACTAAAATATCATAAGCTCTTTTACAAATACTTATCTTCTTTTCATAAGAATCTGCCTGCCCATTTTCATCAAAAGCCATAACTACAACAGCTGCTCCAAAATCTCTTATAATGGACGCCTGTCTCTTAAATTCTTCTTCTCCTACCTTAAGACTTATGGAATTTACAATTGGTTTTCCTTGAATGGCTTTAAGTCCAGTTACAAGAACATCAAACTTAGAAGAATCAATCATTACTGGAACCTTTGAAATTTCAGGCTCACTTGCTAAAAGCTTTAAGAATTTATCCATCTCTTCTTTTGCATCTAAGAGAGCATCGTCAAAGTTAATATCAACTATTTGTGCTCCATTTTCAACTTGATCTTTAGCTATAGATAAAGCTTCTTCATAATTCTTTTCTCTAATTAATCTTGCAAATTTTGCTGAACCTGCTACGTTTGTTCTTTCACCAATATTAATAAAGTTATTTTCCTTATTTGCTCTAAGAGCTTCTAAACCACAATAAACTGTTTCAGTTTCAATGTCTGGTATCTTTCTAGGTGAAATATCTTTTATAGCTTCACTTACTGCTTTTATATGATCTGGTGTTGTACCACAACATCCACCTACAATATTAAGACATCCGTCCTCTGCTAAACTTTTTATTAAAGCTGCAGTTTCTTCTGGCTTTTCATCATATTCCCCAAAGGAATTTGGAAGTCCTGCATTAGGGTAAACACTTATGTATCTATTTTGAGTTCTTGAAAGATATTTTACAAATGGTATCAAATCTTTTGCTCCAAAGGAACAATTAAGACCTATTGCAATTATACTTTCATCTACCATAGTATTTGCAAAAGCTTCTAAAGTCTGACCTGAAAGAATTCTTCCACTTTTATCTGCAATAGTTCCAGAAATTATTACAGGTAAGTTCTTGCCTTTTTCTTGAAATCCTTGCTTTGCTCCCATAAGAGCAGCTCTTGCATTTAATGCATCAAAAATTGTTTCTATGAGAATTAAATCTACTCCTCCATCTATAAGCCCTAAAACTTGTTCTTTATAAGCCTCAACTAATTCATCAAAACTTATATTTCTATAACCTGGATTTTCAACATCAGGTGATAAAGATGCAGTTTTATTTGTAGGTCCAAGTGATCCTGCTACAAAACGCGGTTTATTTGGATTTTCTGCTGTAAATTTATCTGCAGCTTCTTTTGCAAGCTTTGCACCTTCAAAATTAAGTTCATATATTTTATCTTCCATTTCGTAGTCTTTTTGAGATATACTCGTACTATTAAATGTGTTAGTTTCAATTATATCTGCACCAGACTCCAAATAAGCTTCATGAATTTCTCTTATTATATTAGGATTAGTGAGATTTAAAATATCATTATTTCCCTTTTGATTACAAGAGATGTTTAGATTGCCCCTATAATCTTTTTCCTCTAATTTATAATTTTGAATACAAGTCCCCATAGCCCCATCTAGTACTAGTATTCTTTTTTCTAATAGCTCTTTAATTTGTAAATTCATCAAGTTTCCTCCCCAAATTGTTTTATATAAATAGTCTAATAGGTTTTTATTAGTATCAAAAATTTATGTAATTTTCTTCTATACTTAAGTAAGCCCTAAAATAAACACTAATAAAAATAAACCTATATTTTCTTATATCAATTTTAAATGATTTACTATAAAGAGTCCAATTATTTTAATATTTTATTAAAATAAAATAGGTATTATCTATCGTAATCCTAAATGCTTTATCTAAAAAAAAATGGAGGTGCCTCTTCTATAAACTTAAGAGACACCTTCAAAAATATGGTTTCAATGCACAATTCACAATGCACAATTCACAATGCGCATTTCGAAATTTACTATTACATCTAAAATTCTAGAAATATTTTTAGAATTATCATAAAGAATTATTTTTCCAATATATATAATCTACTATTTAATTTTTATTGTGAATTTTTCATCACCATAAACTTCAATAGATTTTGATTTATCTATAGTTTTAACAGAATAGTCTCCATCTTTAATTTCTTTATCACAAGTAATTGCATACTCATCAGTATCTGCATTATAAGTAGTAGCTTCTTTTTGTTCTTCAAAATTATAATCATCACTAAATGAAATTATATTTTCACCAGTTTTATTATCTACTATTTCAATCGGGGCTGCATTAACTCCATATCTTGATTTATAATAAATCTTTGTTTTTCCATCTTCAATATTCACTTTAGTAATAGTCATATATTCTTTTCCATCACTGGAATATAACTTTGTTTCTCCTTTTAAATTTAGTTTTTCAGTAATATTATTCTCAGTTTCATGGCTATCATTATTTTTATATTTCCATGGTATAAATGTTAGGTAATCAGTATCATCATAGATTTCTTTAAAACCATTACTGAAATACATTATATAATTTCCATCTTTATCACCTACTGCCTCTTCTGACTTGTTTTTAATATATCTTCCTTTATTATCAAATACAGCAAAAGATAATCTATCAGCATTTTCTTTATCATCCATACGTGTTCCTTGTATCACTGTATTTAGTGGTGTTGTAATAATTTTGTTTATATGATATCCACTAACTATATTACTTAAATCTATATCACACTCCTTTTCATTCACTTTCCCATTAACCTTTTCACTACTTACAGGAATATTAAAGTTCCAAGTTCCTTTAATAGGATTCTCTAGTCCTATTTCATCTATATCTAAATTTAATATAAATTTATCTGGTATCTCTACATATCCACCCAAGAAATGTTCATTTTGAAACTCCTTAGACATTGAATTATGTTTTAACACATTGTACTCTATAGAACCAACAAAGGTTTTATTATCATTCATAAACTTTCCTGTTCCACCTGCACTAAAAGTCGTTTCCTTTCCATTTATTCTTAATTTTGCTCCTGGAAATCTTGGAGTATCTTGTATTTCCTTTTCACTTTCAATAGTATAGAATATTGATAATTGAACTTCATCGTATACCACTTTATCAATAGTCATCTTTAAGCCGCTACTTTCCTTAGTTATGTTTAAATCAGAAGCATATTCATCATAATTTTCATAGGTTTTGTTGCTAAACATTTTAAATATATTCCCTATAATAGGAATATTGCTTGCATATGTTGGCATGGCCATTCCAAGTAATAGTGTTACCCCTATACAGCTTACCAATATGCAGCAAGCTTTCTTTATAGTAAATCTTTTCTTATTTATTTTGCTAAGTGTACTATCAATCTTTTTATTAATATCATTTGGTACATAATTAATTTCATCCTTTAGCTTTTTCCTTATTTTATCATCAAATAAATCATCATTTAATTCTATCATATCTCCACCTCGCCCATTATTTCTCTAAGTTTTGTTCTTGCCCTTGTGAGTCTAGATCTAACTGTTCCATCTGAAATTTTCAGCAATTTTGCAATATCTTTAGTACTCATATCCTCAAAATAAAATAGTACTGTTGTCACTCTTAACTCTTCGCTTAATGAATTTATAGCCTTTGTCAAATCAATATTTTCATAACTATCATTATAGATCTCTGTATCGCTATTTTCAGATAAATAAGTAACTCTCTTACCTTTTCTTAATATTTGTGTACATTCATTAATTAAAATTTTAATCAACCAAGTTCTAAAGTACTCATCTTGTTTCAGAGAATTTATCTTTTGAAATGATTTTATTATTGTATTTTGAATCGCATCTTCAATATCCACTGTATCCTTTAAAATCCCTCTGGCTACTCTGTAAATATTTAATCTATTTTCATCTATAAGAGCTAAAAAAGCTTCTTTGTCGCCTTTCTTGGCTTTAGATACTGTTGACTTTTTCCTATAATCAAAAAATGATATCAACTCCATCTTTTTCCTCCTTAATTTATACTACCTAGCTAAGTATTACAATCATTAGATGGGGTAGAAAACAAAAATGTTCCCATGAATTTTAAAAAACCGCTAAATCTTTTCCATAATACTCTCTTGCTCTTCCGTTCCTGTAACTTTTCCATAAATTCTAATAATATGATACTACATTTTTCTATTGTAAATGGTAAGAAATCTTTACATAAAAAATAGCCACTCTATAGATGAACAACATTAAATTTAGACTTATTATGTGAACATATTTCCATATTCACTATATATAATTGGTTATCTTAATTAGAAATCATAAATATATTTGTGTAGAAAACATTTGAAAATGAGCTGCTAAGATTCTTAGTTGTAGATTGTTCCACTTTAGCTTGTCACGCTGAAAGCGGGAGCATGCTAAAGTGGTGAAATCTGCAACTTAGAATCTTCAGTGATATTTTCATAGCTTTTCGGAACAAAATATTTATGATTTCGGTAAGTTACCACATAAATCTAATTTTATATTTGGATATCTATACGAACGGCTATTTTTTTAAAGTTATTCTGTTTTATTATTTAGCTTGCTTCAAAACATAGTACCAAGGAGTTGCTCCTCTTTCTATATAATCACCATTTTTCCATTCAAAGAACATATACTTTGAACCGTTTATTTCTTTTATTATATATTTAGAAGCAGTTTTATCACTAGTATTTAAGACTAGGTCTTTTGTCCAAGTTATATTTTTATTCTCTATTTTACCATTTTCATCAAAGATTAAATTATTTAAATATAAATCTCCATTCCATGACTTTTTCTCTGGATTAAAGTTATTTATATCTTCC encodes the following:
- the metH gene encoding methionine synthase, with protein sequence MNLQIKELLEKRILVLDGAMGTCIQNYKLEEKDYRGNLNISCNQKGNNDILNLTNPNIIREIHEAYLESGADIIETNTFNSTSISQKDYEMEDKIYELNFEGAKLAKEAADKFTAENPNKPRFVAGSLGPTNKTASLSPDVENPGYRNISFDELVEAYKEQVLGLIDGGVDLILIETIFDALNARAALMGAKQGFQEKGKNLPVIISGTIADKSGRILSGQTLEAFANTMVDESIIAIGLNCSFGAKDLIPFVKYLSRTQNRYISVYPNAGLPNSFGEYDEKPEETAALIKSLAEDGCLNIVGGCCGTTPDHIKAVSEAIKDISPRKIPDIETETVYCGLEALRANKENNFINIGERTNVAGSAKFARLIREKNYEEALSIAKDQVENGAQIVDINFDDALLDAKEEMDKFLKLLASEPEISKVPVMIDSSKFDVLVTGLKAIQGKPIVNSISLKVGEEEFKRQASIIRDFGAAVVVMAFDENGQADSYEKKISICKRAYDILVNEVNFPPQNIVFDPNILTIATGIEEHNNYAVDFINATKWIKENLPYAKVSGGVSNLSFAFRGNNVIREAMHSVFLYHAIKNGMDMGIVNPGMIQIYDEIDKGLLEKVEAVIFNKSENAADELLEFAATYNKVDNKAEENKEAWRNENVKERLKTALVKGIDKYIKEDVEEVRTEYSKSLEVIEGPLMDGMNEVGKLFGDGKMFLPQVVKSARVMKKAVEVLRPYLEEEKSSSGSISAGKVVFATVKGDVHDIGKNIVSVVLSCNNFEVIDLGVMVPTEIILETAKKENADIIALSGLITPSLEEMSNVAEEMEKQGFKIPLMVGGATTSKAHTAIKIAPKYSGGVIHTTDASKAVEAAKLLLNKDKKAEYLNKIESEYETLRETFNKVPRKFVTLDYARENNFKKEWDKEQIEKPKMLGIKKFIDFPIGKLRKYIDWSFFFIAWDMGMTYPQILEDAKYGEEAKKLLADAEKMLDKMESENILKANAAFGLFEANSVGDNIEVYNDSEMINFNLLRQQEVKKDNTYMCLSDFIAPKDTGIKDYIGAFITTGGIGAKEYADKLKASGDDYGATMVILLADRLAEAFAEYVHEKVRKESWAYSPDENLSIEEIFKGKYRGIRPAIGYPSLRDHSEKVKLFNLLDKEGELNVKLTESYMMSPTASTCGLYFGNKDAKYFDINKINHDQFDDYAQRNGRDKGELKKLMYTIID
- a CDS encoding DUF4179 domain-containing protein, translated to MIELNDDLFDDKIRKKLKDEINYVPNDINKKIDSTLSKINKKRFTIKKACCILVSCIGVTLLLGMAMPTYASNIPIIGNIFKMFSNKTYENYDEYASDLNITKESSGLKMTIDKVVYDEVQLSIFYTIESEKEIQDTPRFPGAKLRINGKETTFSAGGTGKFMNDNKTFVGSIEYNVLKHNSMSKEFQNEHFLGGYVEIPDKFILNLDIDEIGLENPIKGTWNFNIPVSSEKVNGKVNEKECDIDLSNIVSGYHINKIITTPLNTVIQGTRMDDKENADRLSFAVFDNKGRYIKNKSEEAVGDKDGNYIMYFSNGFKEIYDDTDYLTFIPWKYKNNDSHETENNITEKLNLKGETKLYSSDGKEYMTITKVNIEDGKTKIYYKSRYGVNAAPIEIVDNKTGENIISFSDDYNFEEQKEATTYNADTDEYAITCDKEIKDGDYSVKTIDKSKSIEVYGDEKFTIKIK
- a CDS encoding RNA polymerase sigma factor is translated as MELISFFDYRKKSTVSKAKKGDKEAFLALIDENRLNIYRVARGILKDTVDIEDAIQNTIIKSFQKINSLKQDEYFRTWLIKILINECTQILRKGKRVTYLSENSDTEIYNDSYENIDLTKAINSLSEELRVTTVLFYFEDMSTKDIAKLLKISDGTVRSRLTRARTKLREIMGEVEI